One genomic window of Salmo salar chromosome ssa12, Ssal_v3.1, whole genome shotgun sequence includes the following:
- the LOC106565188 gene encoding ubiquitin-conjugating enzyme E2 R2 isoform X2, which yields MAHHSTPSSQKALMMELKSLQEQPVEGFRIGLVEESDLYNWEVAIFGPPNTLYEGGYFKSHIKFPIDYPYSPPTFRFLTKMWHPNIYENGDVCISILHPPVDDPQSGELPSERWNPTQNVRTILLSVISLLNEPNTFSPANVDASVMFRKWRDSKGKDKEYAEIIRKQVVSTVAEAERDGVKVPTTLAEYCVQTRVPSQDSSSDLLYDDLYDDDMEEEEEDEDEEESDMESGGEAGGTSGGEGGLTTGCYDDDQEDSGNEDS from the exons ATGGCCCACCATTCGACGCCCAGTTCCCAGAAGGCCCTGATGATGGAGCTGAAGTCCCTGCAGGAGCAGCCAGTGGAGGGCTTCCGCATCGGCCTGGTGGAGGAGTCGGACCTTTACAACTGGGAGGTGGCCATCTTTGGACCCCCCAACACACTGTACGAGGGAGGCTACTTTAAG TCTCACATCAAGTTCCCCATCGACTACCCCTACTCCCCGCCGACCTTCCGTTTTCTCACCAAGATGTGGCATCCCAACATCTACGAG AACGGCGACGTGTGCATCTCCATTCTCCACCCTCCCGTTGATGACCCCCAGAGCGGGGAGCTCCCCTCAGAGAGGTGGAACCCCACCCAGAACGTCAG gacCATCTTGTTGAGTGTGATCTCTCTGCTGAACGAGCCCAATACATTCTCACCGGCCAACGTGGATGCCTCCGTTATGTTCCGCAAGTGGAGGGACAGCAAGGGCAAGGACAAGGAATACGCTGAAATTATCAG GAAGCAGGTGGTGTCCACGGTGGCAGAGGCGGAGCGCGACGGTGTCAAGGTTCCCACTACGCTGGCTGAGTACTGTGTCCAGACCCGGGTTCCCTCCCAAGACAGCAGCTCAGACCTGCTCTACGACGACCTCTATGATGATgatatggaggaggaagaggaggatgaagatgaggaggagagcgaCATGGAGTcgggaggagaggcaggggggaccagtggaggagaaggagggctCACTACTGGCTGCTATGACGACGACCAGGAGGATTCTGGGAACGAGGACTCTTGA
- the LOC106565189 gene encoding Rieske domain-containing protein, protein MEDRGEGEEPAAGLHFVGMKEDLIKAKRSFRTLEGRDILVLYHQEMFYALDFHCYHAGGPLQNGDIEEFDGKLCIVCPKHKYKISLAEGESIYRATNPYDPVPTTRWYSKGIKQRVHTVTETDGDVYVTLSHMSRFIESDYFQGEKGKAERERMEAEDSSKKSNTTS, encoded by the exons atggaggacaggggagagggggaagagcctGCAGCCGGTCTGCACTTTGTGGGCATGAAGGAGGACCTGATAAAAGCCAAGCGGTCGTTCAGGACCCTGGAGGGCAGGGACATACTGGTGCTCTATCACCAGGAGATGTTCTATGCTCTGGATTTCCACTGTTACC ATGCTGGGGGACCATTGCAAAATGGAGACATAGAG GAATTTGACGGCAAGCTGTGCATAGTGTGTCCAAAGCACAAGTACAAGATCTCTCTCGCTGAGGGGGAGAGCATCTACAGGGCCACCAACCCTTATGACCCAGTGCCCACAACAAGGTGGTACTCCAAGGGCATCAAACAAAGAGTCCACACGGTGACCGAGACTGACGGGGACGTTTATGTCACACTGTCCCACATGTCCCGTTTTATCGAGTCTGACTACTTCCAGGGAGAGAAGGGcaaagcagagagggagagaatggaggCCGAAGATTCTTCTAAGAAATCTAACACAACCTCCTGA
- the LOC106565188 gene encoding ubiquitin-conjugating enzyme E2 R2 isoform X1 has protein sequence MNSEMSPGVRSGIAMAHHSTPSSQKALMMELKSLQEQPVEGFRIGLVEESDLYNWEVAIFGPPNTLYEGGYFKSHIKFPIDYPYSPPTFRFLTKMWHPNIYENGDVCISILHPPVDDPQSGELPSERWNPTQNVRTILLSVISLLNEPNTFSPANVDASVMFRKWRDSKGKDKEYAEIIRKQVVSTVAEAERDGVKVPTTLAEYCVQTRVPSQDSSSDLLYDDLYDDDMEEEEEDEDEEESDMESGGEAGGTSGGEGGLTTGCYDDDQEDSGNEDS, from the exons ATGAATTCTGAAATGTCccctggtgtcagaagtgggatagcCATGGCCCACCATTCGACGCCCAGTTCCCAGAAGGCCCTGATGATGGAGCTGAAGTCCCTGCAGGAGCAGCCAGTGGAGGGCTTCCGCATCGGCCTGGTGGAGGAGTCGGACCTTTACAACTGGGAGGTGGCCATCTTTGGACCCCCCAACACACTGTACGAGGGAGGCTACTTTAAG TCTCACATCAAGTTCCCCATCGACTACCCCTACTCCCCGCCGACCTTCCGTTTTCTCACCAAGATGTGGCATCCCAACATCTACGAG AACGGCGACGTGTGCATCTCCATTCTCCACCCTCCCGTTGATGACCCCCAGAGCGGGGAGCTCCCCTCAGAGAGGTGGAACCCCACCCAGAACGTCAG gacCATCTTGTTGAGTGTGATCTCTCTGCTGAACGAGCCCAATACATTCTCACCGGCCAACGTGGATGCCTCCGTTATGTTCCGCAAGTGGAGGGACAGCAAGGGCAAGGACAAGGAATACGCTGAAATTATCAG GAAGCAGGTGGTGTCCACGGTGGCAGAGGCGGAGCGCGACGGTGTCAAGGTTCCCACTACGCTGGCTGAGTACTGTGTCCAGACCCGGGTTCCCTCCCAAGACAGCAGCTCAGACCTGCTCTACGACGACCTCTATGATGATgatatggaggaggaagaggaggatgaagatgaggaggagagcgaCATGGAGTcgggaggagaggcaggggggaccagtggaggagaaggagggctCACTACTGGCTGCTATGACGACGACCAGGAGGATTCTGGGAACGAGGACTCTTGA